The Candidatus Saccharimonadales bacterium genomic interval CCAGCCCAAGCCAACGCTAGCTTGAGCGAAGAGCAGTTAAAAACTCAGGCCTTAATGTCGAGCATGGGGGAGGGCGTCATTGTGGTCAACGCCGCTCGCCAAGTTCAGCTCTTTAACCGAGCGGCTCAACTTTTAACCGGTTGGGATGAGCCTTCAGCTAAGAACTTGGATTACCGCACAGTCCTAAAGCTCAAAACCGCCAAAGACCAAGACATCAGCGATAACATCGATCCCTTTATGCAGGCATGGCGCAGCCAAACCGGCTTTGTCTCGAACGATTTAGTTGTGACCACGCAGGCTGGGCGAAAGTTCAGCGTTACCATTACCACCTCGCCAATCTACGACGCCAAAGGTACTCTGACCGGAGGCATTGCGCTATTTCGTGATATTAGTGCCGAAAAAGAGGTGGAGCGCCAGCGCAATGAATTTATTTCAACAGCCTCGCACGAAATGCGCACGCCAATTGCGGCCATCGAAGGCTATATAGCGCTGGCCACCAATCCAACCACGGGCACCATCGACGATCGAGCCAAGGGCTATTTGGATAAAGCCCACCAAAGCATCCAAGACCTGGGTGAACTCTTTAAAAACTTGTTGGTCATCACCAAGCTTGAAGACAAACAGCTGGCTGATAAAATTGAAGCCGTTAATTTGACCGAGCTAGTTAAAAAAGCCGTTGAAGATATGACGGTCAGTGCCCAAAAGAAGGGCTTAACCCTAAAGCTCAGTAGCGCTGAGGCGACCAACGCCGCTGGTTCAAACACCATTGCACCGATTTATAGCGTGCAGGCCAACCCCGAGCGACTGCGCGAAGTCACCATGAACTTAATTGAAAACGCCATTAAATACACCCCGGCTGGCCAGGTTAGTGTGTCGCTGGCGAGCAGTGGCGGAACTGTGACGGTCGGGGTGACTGATACCGGGATGGGTATTGCTAGCGAAGACCTGCCACACTTGTTCCAAAAATTCTACCGAATTGATAATTCGGCCACCCGCACCATTGGCGGCACCGGGCTGGGCCTCTACATTTGCCGCACTATTATTGAACTCTACAACGGCCGGATCTGGGCCAAAAGCCAGCTGGGGCAAGGTTCAACTTTTTACTTCCAGCTACCACTACTTAAAAACGAAGCCGAGACGATTCGAGCTAGCTCGAGCCCTCAAACCGGCGCCAACCAGATGATTAACACCACGCCGCTAGCCACCAGCCCGGCCGTACCGATCGATGCGGTGCAGGCCCCGGCAGCCAAGACGGCGCCAGCCATTGCGCAACCTTAGCCCAGTTTGTTAAGCTAGAGCTTAAGAACTAAGGGTCCTATGCCAAAAATTCTGCTAGTCGAAGACGACATCAATCTGCGCGATATCTACAGTGCCCGGTTTCAGGCTGAGCAATACCAAGTCGTAACGGCCTCCGACGGCGAGGAGGCTCTAGCCACGGCTGTGCGTGAACGCCCCGATCTGATTGTGCTCGACGTCATGATGCCAAAAATCAGCGGTTTTGACGTGCTCGACATTTTGCGCTCAACGC includes:
- a CDS encoding ATP-binding protein, yielding MEPAQKRYRIFASVLAVIAAMVISGLAVLFRYRPETALNAGAAVGCFVLSTLVLAYYLSFHQLLKHKLEKFSTIIVAIISAASIWLVISQTGGLDSPYLALWLAFVAALGVLGRWEPILAAVGTIAVYGINIATAHPQGRLLGQRLGQLGLIIIATGVGEWLAARPFGQSDKANPAQANASLSEEQLKTQALMSSMGEGVIVVNAARQVQLFNRAAQLLTGWDEPSAKNLDYRTVLKLKTAKDQDISDNIDPFMQAWRSQTGFVSNDLVVTTQAGRKFSVTITTSPIYDAKGTLTGGIALFRDISAEKEVERQRNEFISTASHEMRTPIAAIEGYIALATNPTTGTIDDRAKGYLDKAHQSIQDLGELFKNLLVITKLEDKQLADKIEAVNLTELVKKAVEDMTVSAQKKGLTLKLSSAEATNAAGSNTIAPIYSVQANPERLREVTMNLIENAIKYTPAGQVSVSLASSGGTVTVGVTDTGMGIASEDLPHLFQKFYRIDNSATRTIGGTGLGLYICRTIIELYNGRIWAKSQLGQGSTFYFQLPLLKNEAETIRASSSPQTGANQMINTTPLATSPAVPIDAVQAPAAKTAPAIAQP
- a CDS encoding response regulator, whose protein sequence is MPKILLVEDDINLRDIYSARFQAEQYQVVTASDGEEALATAVRERPDLIVLDVMMPKISGFDVLDILRSTPDTKNTKVVMMTALDQQSDKERGQKLGANEYLIKSQVTLEDVVKTVKQLLG